The sequence TGCCGCGGCGGGTCTTCCGGCCCACGTAGTGGCCGAGGCGCACGAGCAGCCGCGCGAGTCGCCGGCGGACATCCGGTGACATCAAGTCCTGCAGCCGGTCCCGCTCTGCCTCGACCCGGTCCTCCAACAAGCGAAGCGCGTTCTTCGAGACCGCGGGGTGGTTCAATATGAATTGAATGAGCGTCGCGCCGTCCCAGGCGAGTGCCCGGCAGCGCTCCAGGGCCTCTGCCGAAGAGGGCCGGACGTCACCCCCGAGCGCAACGACGCGCTCTCCGAACGACTCCACCGGCGCGATGAGGCGGAGGATTGCGCTTCGCCCGTCGGCGTCGGTTCGAACCAGTTTCACCAGGCCGGCCGTCAGGAAGAAAACCTCCGTGGCCCGATCGCCTTGGCTGAAGAAGAGTCCCCGCCTATGAACGGTCCGTTCATGGGCGGAGCGCGCCAGTCCCTCGAGATCCGTCCGGGCGAGATTTCGGAACAGCGCGCTGAGGCTTAGGTACACGTAGTCATTGGCGATGACTTTCCCGTGAATCCGAACGTGTCGTTCCAGAATCGCCGGATCGAAGCGATCTCTCCGGTAGATGCAGGCGAGCGTACGGCGGCCCGCGCCCGCCGTCTTTTCAAGGAGCGTCTCGTACTCTCCAAGTACCTCGTCGGGCAGCCCCTGCTTCCCGGCCCAGCTCATTTCACCGGCCACCCGCAGTCCGGCGAACCCCGCGGAAACGGCCTCCCTCAGCCCGGCCTGGAGGCGGTCGATCGCGCGTGCGGGGTCGAATGAGGACGATCCATAGTACTCGCCGGCGGTCATCAGCGCGAAGGCCCCGCGCTTCATCTCTCGATCAACCCGCACGCCGGCCGCGGACAGCGCGTCGGTCACATCAGCCGGGCGTGACTCGGCGGTGGCATATAGACAGCGTTCGCCGCCGGCCAAACCTTCCTTAATGAACGGCACGACGAACGCGAACAGTTCGGACGGGTCGTCGTAGACGAAAACGACGTGATCCCCGACCGCCGGCTCCGGGAACGCGCGCCGGCCCTCCTTCGGCGCTACCGCCGCTACCTCCGGGCGGGCGCGGCCGAACGCGTGTTCGCCTGGCTTCCGCTGGCCGGGCATAGAACCAACTTCGCGCCGTTCGATTGCGGCCCTGCGCGTGTGTCGGCGCACCGCGTGCGTCCGCCCACCACTTGTCCGGCGGCAGCGACGATCGCCATCGAGGACGCTAGGCTTCGTTCGTGGAGGCGTCCTCGTTGGCAAGAACCGATCGGTTCGAGAAACGTGTTGACTCGCACCCGCTCCCGGCGTGGCTGTACGACGCCGGCACCCTGCGATTTCTCCACGTGAACGAGGCGACGGTCTCGATCAGCGGCTATACGCGCCGCGGGCTCCTCGCGATGAAGGTCAGCGACGTCTGCGTGGACGCCGCCGGGTCACGGACCGGCTTCCGAATGCCGGCGCAGTGGCGCCTCCGTCTCAAGGATGGGAAGGCGATCGACGTCAAATCTGCCGCGCGCGCGGTGCGCACCCGCGGCCGCGATGCCATCCTGGTCGTCGCGCACACGATCGCGCGGCGCCCGCCGCGGCTCTCCGGGCTCCAGACCGTCTACGATCTCTCGAGACGGCTGCGGACGGCGCGGGCGGCCGAGGAGATGTATCCGGTGATCGTGGAGCAGGCACGGGCGCTTCTCCGCGCCTACCACGGGTGTCTTGCCCTCCTCAACCCCGAAGGGCAGGTGTTCACGAGGGTCTACACGGTCGGCGTCGTCGGGGAAAAGATCGGCTCGACGTTTCCGAGCCCCGGGACGCGATCGGGACGGGTGGCGAGCGCCGGCACCCCGTTCGTCAGCCCGGACTTCAGCCGCGAGCGAATTCCCGACTGGATGGCCGCCGGCGGCTACCGGGCCTTCGGCCCGCTCGCCATCGTGCCCGTGCCGACGGACGAAGGAATCATCGGGACGCTGTGCGTGGCGCGCGCGAGGGGATCGGACGGCGCGGCCTTCACCGGCGCCGAGGTGCACCTGCTCGACGGCATCGCCGAGATCACCGGCATGGCGATCCAGCGCGCGCGCCTGCACCGGCAGCTGCAAGACGCCAACGTGCAGATGGTCGTCGCTCTGGCGCACACGGTGTCGTCGCGCGACGCGTATACGGCCCGCCACTGCAAACGGGTCGCGGCGCTGGCGGAGCGCGTGGCGCGGCAGCTGGGATGTTCGGACCGCGACGTGCGCGATATCCGCTGCGCCGCGCGGCTGCACGACATCGGCAAGGTCGGGCTCCCCGACGCCGTGTTGAGGAAACCGACGGCCCTGACGGACGAAGAATGGTCCGTCATGCGGCAGCACCCGCTGCTCGGCGAGGAGATCCTGCGTCCAGTGCACCGCCTGCGCGGACCGGCGAAGCTCGTGCGTCATCACCAGGAGGCGTGGGACGGCAGCGGCTACCCGGACGGCCTCAGGGGCGAGGCGATCCCTCTCGGCGCGCGCATCCTGGCCGTCGTCGACGCGTTCGGCGCGATCACCGAAGCACGTCCGTACAGACCGGCGCGGACCCGCGCCGAGGCCGTGGCGGAGATCAAGCGCTGCGCCGGGACCCAGTTTGATCCTCGCGTGGTGGCGGCGTTTTGCGCGGTCATCGAACGGCGGTCCGGCTAGGCCAGCAGCCGCGCGATCTCCGTCATGTAGAGCCGGCCGATCGCGTCGAGCTCATCGCGTCCCCCGCGCTCCCCGCCGGTCGCGGTGACGTAGAGCGGCGGGCCGATCCGGACGGTGATCCGGCCGAGGCGCAGCCCGCGCGCGTCGCGCGGCAGCACGACGTCGGTGCCGAGCACCGCGACCGGCAGCAGCGCGGCGCCGGTGCGCCGGGCGAGCAGCGCGGCGCCGGGCTCCGGCTCGCGGAGGGTGCGGTCCCGGCCGCGCGTACCCTCCGGGAACATGACGAGCACCCCGCCCTCCTGTAGAATCCCGAGCGCCGTGCGCAGCGCCTGTCGATCCGGGGCGCCGCGCCGCACCGGAAACGCGCCGCACTTCGTGACCCACCAGCGCACGCCCGGCACCTGGAACAGCTCGTGCTTTGCCATGAAGGTGACCCGCCGCCGCAGCGCGGAGCCGACGACGAGCGGATCGAGATCGCTCAAATGGTTGCTCACGACGATGACCGGACCCGCGGCGGGCTCGTAGCCGCGGCCGTCGACGCGAAATCCAAAGAGCGTGGTGAGGATCACGCGCAGCAGGAACCTCGAGATGCTAAAGACCATCGGGCTTTAATCTCATGGTTGCGGGCCGCGGAGCCGGACCGCACGGGCGACCAGGGCGAGGACCCGGGCGACGACGTCGTCCACGGGGAGGTTCGTGCTGTCGATCACCGTGGCGTCCGCGGCCACGACGAGGGGGGCGACCTCCCTCGTCGTGGCCGCGCGGTCGTCCTCCGCTTCGATGCGCCGGACTTCGTCGAGCGGCACCATCTCCCCGGCCGCCGCGAGCTCCGCCTGGCGCCGCCGGGCCCGCTCTTCCGGCGAGGCGGTCAGAAACACTTTGATGCGGGCCTCCGGCAGGATGACCGAGCCGATGTCGCGCCCTTCCATCACGACTCGGCCCGCCGCGCCGAGTTCCCGTTGGGTGTCGCGCAGCGCGGCGCGCACGCCGGGCACGCGCGCGACCTGCCCGACGATCCGGTTGACCTCGACCGTGCGAAGCGCCGGCGTGACGTCCTCGCCGTCGACGTACACGCGGGCGCCCGGCCCGGCCGCTCCGGGCTCGACGCGGACGCGGCCGGCCAGCGCGGCCAGCGCGGCGGCATCGTCGGGATCGACCCCGCGGCGCAGCGCCGCGGCGGCGACCGCGCGATACATCGCGCCCGTGTCGACGTGCCGGTAGCCGAGACGGCGGGCGACTTCGCGGGCGATGGTGCTCTTGCCGGACCCCATCGGGCCGTCGATCGCCACCGCGATGTCTGCGCCTTCCCCCGTCACGACGGAACGACTTCGTCGGCTCCTCCGCGAACGCCTCGCGGTGAGGCCGGTCCGCGCGTTGACGCACCGCGGCCCCAACGGTAGGATCGTACGCGATGGTCCGACGCGAGCTTCGGGGGATTCCGCGCGCGGTCGTGGCCGGGGTTGCGCTCGTCACGCTGCTCCGGCTGGCAATCGCGGTCGTGCTCCCGCTCGGGGACGACGAAACCTTCTACTGGGAGTGGTCCCGCCATCTCGCGGCGGGCTACCTGGATCAACCCCCCGCCATCGCCTGGTTGATCCACGCGAGCACGGCGCTGTTCGGCAACACCACGTTCGCCGTGCACCTCGTGGCCGCGGTCTTGTTCGGCATCACCTCACTCGCGCTGTGGCTGCTGGCCCGCGAGGTGCTCGGCCGCGACGACGCCGCGACCGCCGCGGTCGCCTTGTTCAATGTCATCCCGGTCTTCGCGGCGGGCGGCCTGCTCGCGGTGCCGGACGGACCGCTCGGCCTCGCCTGGGTGCTGACGCTGCTGTGGACCTGGCGCGCGGCCCACGAGGCGGGCGGGCGGGCCTGGCTCCACGCCGGCCTGTGGCTCGGTCTGGCGCTCGACAGCAAGTACACGGCCGCCGCGCTGCCGATTTCGATCGGGCTGTGGCTCGCCGCCTCGCCGTACCGCCGGTGGCTGCGCCGGCCGGAGCCGTACGCCGGCCTGGCGATCGCGGCCCTGCTCTTTGCGCCCGTCGTCTGGTGGAACGCCACGCACCACTGGGCGTCGTTCTACTTTACTCTGGCGGGTCGTCCCGGGTGGTCCGCGGGACCCAACGCGCCCATCTTCCTGGGACTGCAGTTTGTGTATCTTGCGCCGCTGCTGTTCCCGTGGCTTGTGTGGGCGCTCGTCGTCGCCGGCCGGCGCGGGCTCGCCGGGGATCCGGCCTGGCTGTTTCTCGCGGCGGCCGGCATCCCCGTGATCGCCGGCATCGCCGCCGCGAGCTTCATCGGCGCGGCGAAGGGACACTGGGCGGCGCCCGGGTACATGACCGCGACGATTGCCCTCGCGGCGCTCATGACCGAGCGGTCGTGGTCGCGGCGCTCCCGCGCGTGGCAGTCCGGCCTGGCCGCCGGGATCGCGTCCGCGGTGCTCGTGACCGCGCTGGCCCACGCGCTGCCGGTGATCGCGGGCGCGGTGCTGCCGCCGCGCCTCGATCCAACCGTGGACTATTACGGTTGGCGGACCGCCGCTCCCATGATCGCCGGAGTGGCCCAGCGCGGCGCGCATCGGCCCTTCTTCATCACGAGCGACCGCTACCAGGTCCTGGCGCAGTTCGACTTCAGCACGGGCGGACGCTATCCGTCGGCGACCGTGACCGGCCGCGACGAGTATGGGTACTGGACGCGATGGAGCGATCTGCGCGGCCGCGACGGCCTGTTCATCCAGGACGGTCGCTACCCGCGCCGCGTCGACCTCCGGCAGGGATGCGCCGCCGTCGAACGCGGACCGACCGTGCCGGTCGTGCGGCGCGGCGTCGTCGTGCGGACGCTCGATCTCGTGTGGTGCCGCGACTTTCTGGGCCGGCCGATTCGCCCGTTGCGCTGATTTGGATCAGGCG comes from bacterium and encodes:
- a CDS encoding glycosyltransferase family 39 protein; this translates as MVRRELRGIPRAVVAGVALVTLLRLAIAVVLPLGDDETFYWEWSRHLAAGYLDQPPAIAWLIHASTALFGNTTFAVHLVAAVLFGITSLALWLLAREVLGRDDAATAAVALFNVIPVFAAGGLLAVPDGPLGLAWVLTLLWTWRAAHEAGGRAWLHAGLWLGLALDSKYTAAALPISIGLWLAASPYRRWLRRPEPYAGLAIAALLFAPVVWWNATHHWASFYFTLAGRPGWSAGPNAPIFLGLQFVYLAPLLFPWLVWALVVAGRRGLAGDPAWLFLAAAGIPVIAGIAAASFIGAAKGHWAAPGYMTATIALAALMTERSWSRRSRAWQSGLAAGIASAVLVTALAHALPVIAGAVLPPRLDPTVDYYGWRTAAPMIAGVAQRGAHRPFFITSDRYQVLAQFDFSTGGRYPSATVTGRDEYGYWTRWSDLRGRDGLFIQDGRYPRRVDLRQGCAAVERGPTVPVVRRGVVVRTLDLVWCRDFLGRPIRPLR
- the cmk gene encoding (d)CMP kinase, giving the protein MTGEGADIAVAIDGPMGSGKSTIAREVARRLGYRHVDTGAMYRAVAAAALRRGVDPDDAAALAALAGRVRVEPGAAGPGARVYVDGEDVTPALRTVEVNRIVGQVARVPGVRAALRDTQRELGAAGRVVMEGRDIGSVILPEARIKVFLTASPEERARRRQAELAAAGEMVPLDEVRRIEAEDDRAATTREVAPLVVAADATVIDSTNLPVDDVVARVLALVARAVRLRGPQP
- a CDS encoding MEDS domain-containing protein; its protein translation is MPGQRKPGEHAFGRARPEVAAVAPKEGRRAFPEPAVGDHVVFVYDDPSELFAFVVPFIKEGLAGGERCLYATAESRPADVTDALSAAGVRVDREMKRGAFALMTAGEYYGSSSFDPARAIDRLQAGLREAVSAGFAGLRVAGEMSWAGKQGLPDEVLGEYETLLEKTAGAGRRTLACIYRRDRFDPAILERHVRIHGKVIANDYVYLSLSALFRNLARTDLEGLARSAHERTVHRRGLFFSQGDRATEVFFLTAGLVKLVRTDADGRSAILRLIAPVESFGERVVALGGDVRPSSAEALERCRALAWDGATLIQFILNHPAVSKNALRLLEDRVEAERDRLQDLMSPDVRRRLARLLVRLGHYVGRKTRRGTVIDVPFSRRDLAELTITSPYTVSRILAEWRRLEILDAQRTRIIVRDRERLAAIAEQRASGGKSRSRLRSTAARG
- a CDS encoding HD domain-containing phosphohydrolase — translated: MARTDRFEKRVDSHPLPAWLYDAGTLRFLHVNEATVSISGYTRRGLLAMKVSDVCVDAAGSRTGFRMPAQWRLRLKDGKAIDVKSAARAVRTRGRDAILVVAHTIARRPPRLSGLQTVYDLSRRLRTARAAEEMYPVIVEQARALLRAYHGCLALLNPEGQVFTRVYTVGVVGEKIGSTFPSPGTRSGRVASAGTPFVSPDFSRERIPDWMAAGGYRAFGPLAIVPVPTDEGIIGTLCVARARGSDGAAFTGAEVHLLDGIAEITGMAIQRARLHRQLQDANVQMVVALAHTVSSRDAYTARHCKRVAALAERVARQLGCSDRDVRDIRCAARLHDIGKVGLPDAVLRKPTALTDEEWSVMRQHPLLGEEILRPVHRLRGPAKLVRHHQEAWDGSGYPDGLRGEAIPLGARILAVVDAFGAITEARPYRPARTRAEAVAEIKRCAGTQFDPRVVAAFCAVIERRSG
- a CDS encoding lysophospholipid acyltransferase family protein; this translates as MVFSISRFLLRVILTTLFGFRVDGRGYEPAAGPVIVVSNHLSDLDPLVVGSALRRRVTFMAKHELFQVPGVRWWVTKCGAFPVRRGAPDRQALRTALGILQEGGVLVMFPEGTRGRDRTLREPEPGAALLARRTGAALLPVAVLGTDVVLPRDARGLRLGRITVRIGPPLYVTATGGERGGRDELDAIGRLYMTEIARLLA